Proteins found in one Helicobacter sp. NHP19-003 genomic segment:
- the thrC gene encoding threonine synthase: MLLADTRGGTDRPLIQALAKPASQTHGLYTLKTIPKLDFKAHLNSPYQDLAAHICAALGLGGQILQSALERYNAFNPIAPLRLLKPNLAVLELYHGPTLAFKDMALQPLGAMLGSLAKDNQEKFLILVATSGDTGPATLASLAGLENIKVVCLYPAKGTSLVQALQMQTMDAANLKVYGIEGNFDDAQSALKNLLNDHGFNAQLQEKGFSIGVANSVNFGRVLFQVVYHVWAYLEWVRLKKISYGDLIRVIVPSGNFGNALGAFYAKEMGLPIAKIAIVSNANDVLAEFFNTGVYDISHRVLQKTYAPAMDILKSSNVERLLYALFGNERTKECMQNLDTHKRYMLSPNELATLKEHFEAVSCTDTECLDYIKQVYEDFNHLIDPHTATALKALDALKSPLPSVIVSTAAWAKFPQTTCLALEDKPTKDDQEALEILAKKGITPPSHVKDLLKKIPIHTEVLKVTEIASHIKAWL, encoded by the coding sequence ATGTTATTAGCCGACACTAGGGGGGGCACAGATAGACCCCTCATCCAAGCCTTAGCCAAGCCTGCCAGCCAAACACATGGGCTTTACACCCTAAAAACAATCCCCAAACTTGACTTCAAAGCGCATTTAAACAGCCCCTACCAAGACCTAGCCGCCCACATTTGTGCCGCTTTGGGTTTGGGGGGGCAGATTTTGCAAAGTGCTCTAGAACGCTACAATGCCTTTAACCCCATTGCGCCCTTAAGGCTTTTAAAACCCAACTTAGCTGTGCTAGAGCTTTACCACGGCCCCACGCTTGCCTTCAAGGACATGGCACTGCAACCCTTAGGGGCCATGCTAGGCTCTTTGGCTAAAGACAATCAAGAAAAGTTTTTAATTTTAGTGGCGACCAGTGGGGACACAGGACCTGCGACTTTAGCCAGCCTTGCCGGGCTTGAAAACATTAAAGTCGTGTGTTTATACCCCGCCAAAGGCACAAGCCTCGTGCAAGCTTTGCAAATGCAAACGATGGATGCGGCGAATTTAAAAGTCTATGGCATTGAGGGCAATTTTGACGATGCCCAAAGCGCGCTGAAAAATTTGCTCAATGACCACGGGTTCAATGCGCAGTTGCAAGAAAAGGGTTTTTCCATCGGGGTGGCTAATTCTGTGAACTTTGGGCGGGTGTTGTTTCAAGTTGTCTACCATGTTTGGGCTTACCTAGAGTGGGTGCGTTTGAAAAAAATCAGCTATGGGGATTTGATCAGGGTGATTGTGCCTAGTGGCAATTTTGGCAACGCTTTGGGGGCGTTTTACGCCAAAGAAATGGGCTTGCCCATTGCCAAAATCGCCATTGTGTCTAACGCCAATGATGTGCTCGCTGAATTTTTTAACACGGGGGTGTATGACATCAGCCATCGGGTGTTGCAAAAAACCTACGCCCCCGCGATGGATATTTTAAAGAGCTCTAATGTGGAACGGTTGCTCTATGCGCTCTTTGGCAATGAGCGCACCAAAGAGTGTATGCAAAATTTAGACACACACAAACGCTACATGCTAAGCCCTAACGAGCTAGCAACTTTAAAAGAACATTTTGAGGCGGTCAGTTGCACAGATACAGAGTGCCTAGACTACATTAAACAGGTTTATGAGGATTTTAATCATCTCATCGATCCGCACACCGCCACCGCCTTGAAAGCCCTAGATGCTCTCAAAAGCCCCTTGCCTAGCGTGATCGTATCCACCGCTGCGTGGGCCAAATTTCCCCAAACCACTTGTTTGGCCTTAGAAGACAAGCCCACCAAAGACGATCAAGAAGCCCTAGAAATTTTGGCTAAAAAGGGGATCACGCCCCCTAGCCATGTCAAAGACTTGTTGAAAAAAATCCCCATCCATACAGAAGTGTTAAAAGTTACAGAGATTGCCAGCCACATCAAGGCGTGGCTGTAA
- a CDS encoding Rieske 2Fe-2S domain-containing protein gives MAEINRRDFLSMALAGVAGAGAIAGLVAMKKTWDPLPSVVSAGFTTVDVSSMKDGEFSSVEWRGKPVYIIRKTPNMPFDAKRDFKVNNGVFTVGVQICTHLGCIPNFESIDKGFLCPCHGGRFTTDGVNIPGTPPPRPFEIPPFKLEGNKITFGAVGKEYQVMMKA, from the coding sequence ATGGCTGAGATCAATCGGCGGGATTTTTTGAGCATGGCACTTGCAGGCGTGGCTGGGGCTGGTGCAATTGCGGGGCTGGTCGCCATGAAAAAAACATGGGACCCATTGCCTAGTGTGGTGTCGGCGGGCTTTACCACCGTGGATGTTTCCAGCATGAAAGATGGGGAGTTTAGCAGTGTGGAGTGGCGGGGCAAACCCGTTTACATCATCCGCAAAACCCCCAACATGCCCTTTGACGCAAAAAGGGATTTCAAGGTCAATAATGGGGTTTTCACCGTGGGGGTGCAGATTTGTACACATTTGGGTTGTATCCCTAATTTTGAGTCCATTGACAAGGGCTTTTTATGCCCCTGCCATGGGGGGCGATTCACCACCGATGGCGTGAATATCCCGGGCACACCGCCCCCCCGCCCCTTTGAGATTCCCCCCTTTAAACTAGAGGGCAACAAGATCACCTTTGGGGCTGTGGGCAAAGAATATCAAGTAATGATGAAGGCGTAA
- a CDS encoding transposase produces MINLEPCSPDCLHKLYASGQIFSFMAHYASDTQDAQLQDNYTIIDDLLNPTLSAKNPQVEDTQNQQEVYKVALLAPKKVVGRYADTSTNALLAYLALKNHNFTLKVFDSQKEDPESLKKAYQSIENEGFPFVIALLTQEGVQNLVAKTPLTLPTIVPTVNKHQLEKRMDLPSTLIFGGIDFPKQVAMLLEFSQHRPLVVYNDDSFRGEMLSKSLKDLGANILYEDTITFKKASAFGKELGSQRRYLRNGVVLFNTSIVKTGMLLSQIGMLSSRERPQMLLSSQINFNLSMFMLTQAQDRQNLYITSALAELNPYLSQTAALLNSDLKYDWVGYASVDCLEHMLVRFYPHLQRYFKEPLQDQQILYTNTLYTPKYLGFRPLN; encoded by the coding sequence GTGATCAACCTAGAGCCCTGCAGCCCCGATTGTTTGCATAAGCTCTATGCCAGCGGACAGATATTTTCTTTCATGGCACACTATGCCAGCGACACACAGGATGCACAGCTACAAGACAATTACACCATCATAGATGACCTGCTAAACCCCACTTTGAGTGCAAAAAACCCGCAAGTGGAGGACACACAAAACCAACAAGAGGTCTATAAAGTCGCGCTCTTAGCACCTAAAAAAGTTGTGGGGCGTTACGCCGACACTTCCACCAACGCCCTTTTGGCTTACCTAGCTTTAAAAAACCACAACTTCACGCTCAAAGTTTTTGACAGCCAAAAGGAAGACCCCGAGAGCCTGAAGAAGGCTTACCAAAGCATTGAAAACGAGGGTTTTCCCTTTGTCATTGCGTTGTTGACCCAAGAGGGAGTGCAAAACTTGGTGGCAAAGACCCCCCTAACCTTGCCGACCATTGTCCCCACGGTGAATAAACACCAGCTAGAAAAGCGCATGGATTTACCCTCCACACTCATTTTTGGGGGGATCGACTTCCCTAAGCAAGTGGCGATGCTCTTGGAGTTTAGCCAGCACAGACCCCTGGTGGTCTATAACGATGACAGCTTTCGGGGAGAGATGCTGAGCAAAAGCCTCAAGGATTTGGGGGCGAACATCCTTTATGAAGACACCATCACCTTTAAAAAGGCGAGCGCCTTTGGCAAGGAACTTGGCAGCCAACGCCGCTACCTACGAAATGGCGTGGTGCTTTTCAACACTTCCATTGTGAAAACGGGCATGCTCTTAAGCCAAATAGGCATGCTCTCTAGCCGTGAGAGACCGCAAATGTTGCTCTCTTCGCAAATCAACTTCAATCTGTCCATGTTCATGCTGACCCAAGCACAGGATCGCCAAAACCTTTACATCACCAGTGCCTTAGCCGAATTGAACCCCTATTTGAGCCAAACCGCCGCTTTGTTGAACAGCGATTTAAAATACGATTGGGTGGGCTATGCTAGTGTGGATTGTTTGGAGCATATGTTGGTGCGTTTTTACCCCCACTTGCAGCGCTACTTCAAAGAGCCCTTGCAAGACCAACAAATCCTTTACACCAACACCCTTTACACGCCCAAATACTTAGGCTTTAGGCCACTCAATTAA
- a CDS encoding DNA polymerase, translating to MKTLHLVDTFSLLFKFYYPLRDLHTSKGFNTAWLNAFVRILQRLYNFKADGLIFALESGSNHRKDLHQEYKANRQAPPHLDTQLPIIFEWIERMGLCALSVAGYESDDVIASLCQHFDTPLIRIFSADKDFFQLASERVVLFDLSTQSTRGVDFCLEKYKIHPRQFTDYQGLVGDSSDGYKGVRGIGAKGAAKLLQEWGDLENIYANLDKLPSKLQSALRADKDQAFLSRTLATLKSDLTLEFKTPPNFPTENPLLKIEDALAEFEMFGLLKQIQPKATLSPLNTPLNSSQEVLDKLAKSPPCVVQTKELKEGVLLGVLPLSGEFMAVLLNDLLSPTLVQQLYTCQLIGHGLKEVFSHLGRFGAFKGASFEDISLLAWLANCYLDNSLNALVLSLHLETPAPLEGNLAQIAAAMCHNAPIILKAYTHYKKNLNPNLWALAHNLEYPLLTLLAQMQGHGFLLDLDYLQGLDTEFKQSLLELEQRIQEQAHTDINPNSSKQWAQFLYTHLGLASKHATKIKTGFSTNEMSLKALQQAYAGQSIKGVEVSSLLGTLLEYRELFKLQSTYVKPLLERQVKGKIHTLFHQTTTASSRLSSSKPNLQNIPMRTPLGQQIARAFIAPKNAVLLGLDYSQMELRLLAHFSEDSHLIHAFEQNQDIHTNTALALFNDPKQRSLAKAINFGLIYGMGANRLAATLDISLKEARDHMARYFQAFPTIKDFLDKLKEQILQEGQVRTLLGHVRAFNFEGASPKLIADHLREGANTLFQGSASDLMKLAMLAVKEHYPQLKVLVQVHDELILEVPKEQADTLAKGLQTLMQEIYPLKVPLECHVRLGSNWADLKA from the coding sequence ATGAAAACCCTACACCTTGTTGATACCTTTAGCCTTCTCTTTAAGTTTTACTACCCCTTAAGGGATTTACACACTTCTAAGGGGTTTAACACCGCATGGCTGAACGCCTTTGTAAGAATCCTGCAAAGGCTTTACAACTTCAAAGCCGATGGCCTGATTTTCGCCCTAGAGAGTGGGAGCAACCACCGCAAAGACTTGCACCAAGAGTACAAAGCTAACCGCCAAGCCCCCCCCCATTTAGACACACAACTCCCCATCATTTTTGAGTGGATCGAACGCATGGGGCTGTGTGCTTTGAGCGTGGCGGGTTATGAGAGCGATGATGTCATTGCCAGCTTGTGTCAGCACTTTGACACGCCCCTGATTAGGATTTTCAGCGCCGATAAGGACTTTTTTCAGCTTGCAAGTGAGCGGGTGGTGCTCTTTGATTTAAGCACACAAAGCACGAGAGGCGTGGATTTTTGCCTAGAGAAATACAAGATACACCCCAGACAATTCACCGACTATCAAGGTTTGGTGGGCGATAGCAGCGATGGCTACAAGGGGGTTAGGGGCATCGGGGCAAAGGGAGCGGCCAAGCTTTTGCAAGAATGGGGGGATTTAGAAAATATCTATGCCAACTTAGACAAACTCCCCTCTAAATTACAAAGTGCCCTAAGAGCGGACAAAGACCAAGCCTTTTTGAGCCGCACTTTAGCGACCCTTAAGAGCGATTTAACACTAGAGTTTAAAACGCCACCTAACTTCCCTACAGAAAACCCCCTATTAAAGATTGAAGACGCTTTGGCGGAGTTTGAAATGTTTGGCTTGTTAAAGCAAATCCAGCCCAAAGCCACCTTAAGCCCGTTAAACACGCCCTTAAACTCCAGCCAAGAAGTGCTAGACAAACTCGCTAAAAGCCCCCCCTGTGTGGTGCAAACCAAAGAGCTTAAAGAGGGGGTGTTGCTCGGGGTGTTGCCTTTAAGTGGGGAGTTCATGGCGGTGCTTTTAAACGACTTACTATCCCCCACTTTGGTGCAGCAGCTTTACACCTGTCAGCTCATAGGGCATGGTTTAAAAGAAGTCTTTAGCCATTTGGGGCGTTTTGGGGCGTTTAAGGGGGCAAGCTTTGAGGACATCAGCCTATTGGCGTGGCTGGCTAATTGCTATTTAGACAATTCTTTAAATGCCCTAGTCTTGAGCTTACACCTAGAAACCCCAGCCCCCCTAGAGGGCAATTTAGCCCAAATCGCCGCCGCCATGTGCCACAACGCCCCCATCATTTTAAAAGCCTACACCCACTACAAAAAAAATTTAAACCCCAATTTGTGGGCTCTCGCGCACAACTTAGAATACCCCCTACTCACGCTTTTAGCCCAAATGCAAGGGCATGGGTTTTTGTTGGATTTAGACTATTTGCAGGGCCTAGATACAGAGTTTAAACAAAGCTTGTTGGAGTTAGAGCAGCGCATACAAGAACAAGCCCACACAGACATCAACCCCAACTCTTCCAAACAATGGGCGCAATTTCTCTACACCCATTTAGGGCTCGCAAGCAAGCACGCCACCAAGATCAAAACGGGCTTCTCCACGAATGAAATGAGCCTAAAAGCCTTGCAACAAGCCTACGCAGGGCAGAGCATCAAGGGTGTTGAGGTGTCTAGTTTGCTAGGCACGCTTTTAGAATACAGAGAGCTTTTTAAGCTCCAGAGCACCTATGTCAAGCCCCTATTAGAACGCCAAGTTAAGGGCAAAATCCACACGCTCTTTCACCAAACCACCACCGCGTCCTCAAGGTTAAGCTCGAGCAAGCCCAATTTACAAAATATCCCCATGCGCACCCCCCTAGGGCAACAAATCGCCCGGGCTTTCATCGCCCCTAAAAATGCCGTGTTGCTGGGGCTGGACTACTCCCAAATGGAGCTTAGACTATTAGCGCATTTTAGTGAGGACTCGCATTTAATCCACGCCTTTGAACAAAACCAAGACATCCACACCAACACCGCCCTAGCCCTTTTTAACGACCCTAAACAAAGGTCTTTGGCCAAGGCGATCAACTTTGGGCTGATCTATGGCATGGGGGCTAACCGGCTCGCCGCCACGCTAGACATCAGCCTAAAAGAGGCAAGAGATCACATGGCGCGCTATTTTCAAGCCTTCCCCACCATCAAGGATTTTTTAGACAAACTCAAAGAGCAGATTTTACAAGAGGGGCAGGTGCGCACTTTATTAGGGCATGTGCGCGCCTTCAATTTTGAAGGGGCTAGTCCTAAACTCATTGCCGACCATTTAAGAGAGGGGGCAAATACCCTATTTCAGGGGAGCGCAAGCGATTTGATGAAACTTGCCATGCTGGCGGTGAAAGAGCACTACCCGCAGCTTAAAGTGCTCGTGCAAGTGCATGACGAACTGATTTTAGAGGTGCCAAAAGAGCAAGCGGACACGCTCGCCAAAGGGCTTCAAACTCTCATGCAAGAAATTTACCCACTCAAAGTCCCTCTAGAATGCCATGTGCGCTTGGGGTCAAACTGGGCGGATTTAAAGGCGTAA
- a CDS encoding cytochrome b, producing MAEMKKAEGVVDWLDQRLGIKKLTKVLMTEYWIPKNINFLWAMGVILLTLFTALVVSGIFLLMYYKPDAKLAYDSVNFTIMQEVAFGWLWRHIHATAASMIFVIIYIHMFVAIYYGSYKRGREMIWISGMLLFVIFSAEAFSGYMLPWGQMSYWAASVITGLFGKIPVIGPDLLMWIRGNYVVADATLTRFFMLHVFLLPVVIIMIIGMHFYSLRIPHVNNQEGEVLDFEAEEKKYKEGNKKESKVIPFWPVFLSKDIFVVCAFMVFFFYLVCYHYEFAMDPINFERANSLKTPTHIYPEWYFLWSYEVLRGFFFNGNLGLVVFGIAQIIFFLLPFLDNSPVVKPAHQRKAFQVWFWLLVVDMVVLTIYGKLPPVGNNKYVGLVASLIFLALFFIILPLISRAEKKGA from the coding sequence ATGGCGGAGATGAAAAAAGCAGAGGGCGTTGTAGATTGGCTAGATCAGCGGCTCGGGATCAAAAAACTCACCAAAGTTTTGATGACAGAGTATTGGATTCCTAAAAACATTAACTTCCTGTGGGCGATGGGGGTGATCTTACTCACCTTATTCACCGCCCTTGTGGTTTCGGGCATTTTCCTTTTAATGTATTACAAGCCCGATGCCAAATTGGCTTACGACAGCGTGAATTTCACCATCATGCAAGAGGTCGCCTTTGGCTGGCTGTGGCGGCACATCCACGCCACGGCGGCGAGCATGATTTTTGTCATCATTTATATCCACATGTTCGTGGCGATCTATTATGGCTCTTACAAAAGAGGGCGGGAGATGATTTGGATCAGCGGCATGTTGTTGTTCGTGATCTTCAGCGCGGAGGCGTTTAGTGGCTACATGTTGCCTTGGGGGCAAATGAGCTATTGGGCGGCTTCGGTGATCACCGGGCTCTTTGGCAAAATCCCCGTGATCGGGCCCGACCTTTTGATGTGGATTCGGGGCAACTATGTGGTGGCAGACGCGACTTTAACCCGTTTCTTCATGCTGCATGTGTTTCTATTACCTGTTGTCATCATTATGATTATAGGCATGCACTTTTATTCGTTGCGCATCCCCCATGTCAACAACCAAGAGGGTGAGGTGCTGGACTTTGAAGCCGAAGAGAAAAAATACAAAGAGGGCAATAAAAAAGAATCGAAAGTCATCCCCTTTTGGCCTGTGTTTTTGTCTAAAGACATTTTTGTGGTCTGTGCCTTCATGGTGTTTTTCTTTTACTTGGTGTGCTACCACTATGAATTTGCGATGGATCCCATCAACTTTGAGCGCGCCAACAGCTTAAAAACCCCCACACACATTTACCCCGAGTGGTATTTCTTGTGGAGCTATGAAGTTTTGCGGGGCTTTTTCTTCAATGGCAACTTAGGGTTGGTGGTCTTTGGCATCGCGCAAATCATCTTTTTCTTACTGCCTTTCTTAGACAACAGCCCCGTGGTTAAACCCGCCCACCAACGCAAAGCGTTTCAGGTGTGGTTTTGGCTTTTAGTGGTGGATATGGTGGTGCTGACGATCTATGGCAAACTCCCCCCCGTGGGCAATAATAAATATGTCGGCTTAGTGGCATCGCTCATTTTCTTAGCCCTTTTCTTTATCATTTTGCCCCTAATCAGTCGGGCAGAAAAGAAAGGAGCTTAG
- the thyX gene encoding FAD-dependent thymidylate synthase, with the protein MQVLLKHATPLSCCYEAIRTCYQSFGYSDNGGRKDLELIDRVANKYRHNSTLEHLFYNFDIQGISRACLQELARHRMASFSVKSSRYTLRELKNEESFLPLEAHNLERAQKFLVFTGVEAVDCASVQALENLRLLIVQNIKNDYAKFAMPESYKTSLAFSLNARSLQNFLSLRTDSKALWEIRALALKIYEALPEEHRYLFTHCLKHENPTPC; encoded by the coding sequence ATGCAAGTGCTTTTGAAACACGCCACGCCGCTTTCTTGTTGCTATGAAGCCATCCGCACCTGTTACCAAAGTTTTGGCTACAGCGACAATGGGGGGCGCAAGGATTTAGAACTCATCGATCGCGTGGCGAACAAATACCGCCACAACTCCACCCTAGAGCATTTATTTTACAACTTTGACATCCAAGGCATCAGTCGTGCGTGCTTGCAAGAATTAGCGCGCCACCGCATGGCAAGTTTTTCAGTCAAATCCAGCCGCTACACCTTAAGAGAGCTCAAAAACGAAGAGAGTTTTTTGCCCCTAGAGGCACACAACCTAGAGAGAGCCCAAAAATTTTTAGTCTTTACGGGAGTGGAGGCGGTGGATTGTGCGAGTGTGCAAGCCTTAGAAAATTTACGCCTTTTAATCGTGCAAAACATTAAAAACGATTACGCCAAATTTGCCATGCCAGAGAGTTATAAAACCAGTCTAGCTTTTAGCTTAAACGCCCGCAGTTTGCAAAACTTCTTGAGCTTACGCACGGACAGCAAAGCCCTTTGGGAAATCCGCGCTTTGGCTTTAAAAATTTACGAAGCCTTGCCTGAAGAACACCGCTACTTATTCACCCATTGCCTCAAACATGAAAACCCTACACCTTGTTGA
- a CDS encoding c-type cytochrome: protein MKELKILVILIIVIGALYYGVEPYAHSIMEPKTAPADFAFKDLKPIDLSKGVASKGKDLVAQNCVACHSIESQKIPAPMDHASAGASFGVVPPDLSHIASVINPQFLAHFIKDPTKAAKLTHKYKDDHPYPMPAFAQFSDQDLADIVAYLTSIAPKKLTDQQVFQQACERCHDIKYDKLYAVTDHKDLHRYLGSNAPDLSMMIRSLGREKLEVFINDPQKLLHGTAMPRVGLTKQAQEQVINYLEQTGDSKRHQRHGLGIQIMLFFAVMTLLAYLWKQKVWREVH from the coding sequence GTGAAAGAACTAAAAATTTTAGTGATCTTGATCATTGTCATCGGTGCGCTTTACTATGGAGTGGAGCCCTACGCCCACTCCATCATGGAGCCAAAAACCGCCCCCGCAGACTTTGCCTTTAAAGACTTAAAACCCATTGATCTAAGCAAGGGTGTGGCGAGCAAGGGCAAGGATTTAGTGGCGCAAAATTGTGTGGCTTGCCACAGCATTGAAAGCCAAAAAATCCCCGCCCCCATGGATCACGCCTCTGCCGGGGCAAGCTTTGGAGTTGTCCCCCCCGATCTCTCCCACATCGCCAGTGTCATCAACCCGCAATTCTTAGCGCATTTCATCAAAGACCCCACAAAGGCGGCAAAACTCACACACAAGTATAAAGACGATCACCCCTACCCCATGCCCGCCTTCGCCCAGTTTAGCGACCAAGATTTGGCCGACATCGTGGCTTACTTGACCTCCATCGCGCCTAAAAAGCTCACAGATCAACAAGTCTTTCAACAGGCCTGTGAGCGTTGCCACGACATCAAATACGACAAGCTTTATGCTGTTACGGATCATAAAGACTTGCACCGCTACTTAGGCTCTAACGCCCCCGACTTGTCTATGATGATTCGATCTCTGGGGCGTGAAAAGCTGGAAGTTTTCATCAACGATCCGCAAAAACTCTTGCACGGTACTGCCATGCCCAGAGTGGGCTTAACCAAACAAGCCCAAGAGCAAGTCATCAACTACTTGGAGCAAACCGGCGATAGCAAACGCCACCAACGCCACGGGCTAGGCATCCAAATCATGCTCTTCTTTGCGGTGATGACGCTCCTTGCCTATCTTTGGAAACAAAAAGTGTGGAGGGAAGTACATTAA
- a CDS encoding MBL fold metallo-hydrolase: MAIAPKKPVKTAPQDVPKKLRRVGLFETSQNTQIVPARGLLQGINDIGQFIVKMKKHVKMGEKPEVEWIIDQTCNHCGGKLQHNKDLATCPYCHWALHIESLTYQNGTPKRPLKCRVEGRSLVVDTSMDLNNPYQSSFKGDFKIRYLNHACLYIEAGGVSLITDPWLLGPSFLGSGYLEKASCKEAVHVLVKADFVFISSNRSSCLHPQTLAFVSKSKPFIVPNFESKSVEKSLKGLGFNNIYPLEFAQIYEFGSFFQFSVFAPPDGTEESGLYLCLSGHDVIVNAYGGYLNSFNLPSDLTLLCTAFSGGTSGFPFCINNYDEATQKSLHASHLEGFKNQLENLIEATKPAYVMPIATPYNQDATRDSTIKALNLKNPLKEGQQICEIHSRSHKKQPVKWLPPEDSLTLEFKESDLVQWREDIHTLKKETPQAYVNFYIRKFTYNPTELMEYLKAAGYKAKQIVTFVPMNETFERVVAPIVQANFDTQTFRIVPVRTIIKQQEGYRTLVLRVRPEILACVVANGLSFAEMVRGFHCRLERSPNTYEAHFWHHFSHKYIAPKPYTIELAKG; encoded by the coding sequence ATGGCAATCGCTCCCAAAAAACCTGTCAAGACAGCCCCCCAAGATGTCCCCAAGAAGTTGCGCCGCGTGGGGCTGTTTGAGACCTCCCAAAACACGCAGATCGTGCCTGCGCGGGGGTTATTGCAAGGAATCAATGACATCGGGCAATTCATCGTTAAGATGAAAAAGCATGTCAAAATGGGCGAAAAACCCGAAGTGGAGTGGATCATCGATCAGACTTGCAACCACTGCGGGGGTAAACTCCAGCACAACAAAGACCTAGCCACTTGCCCTTATTGCCACTGGGCCTTGCACATTGAGAGCCTGACCTACCAAAATGGCACGCCCAAAAGACCCTTAAAATGCCGTGTGGAGGGGCGCTCTTTGGTGGTGGACACCTCTATGGACCTAAATAACCCCTACCAGTCCAGCTTTAAGGGGGATTTTAAAATCCGCTATTTAAACCACGCCTGCTTATACATTGAGGCGGGGGGGGTGAGCTTGATCACTGACCCGTGGCTTTTGGGGCCCAGCTTTTTAGGAAGCGGGTATTTGGAAAAGGCGAGCTGCAAAGAAGCTGTGCATGTGCTTGTGAAGGCGGATTTTGTCTTCATCTCATCAAACCGCTCTAGTTGCTTGCACCCCCAAACTTTGGCCTTTGTCTCTAAGAGCAAGCCCTTCATTGTGCCTAATTTTGAGTCTAAGAGCGTGGAAAAAAGCCTAAAGGGCTTGGGTTTTAACAACATCTACCCTCTGGAGTTTGCCCAGATTTACGAGTTTGGCTCGTTTTTCCAATTCAGCGTGTTTGCTCCCCCAGATGGCACAGAAGAGAGTGGGCTGTATCTGTGTTTATCCGGGCATGATGTCATTGTCAATGCCTATGGGGGCTATCTCAATTCTTTTAATTTGCCAAGCGATTTGACTTTGCTTTGCACCGCCTTTAGCGGGGGGACCTCGGGTTTTCCTTTTTGCATCAACAACTACGATGAGGCCACGCAAAAGAGCCTGCACGCCAGCCATTTGGAGGGTTTTAAAAACCAGCTAGAAAACTTAATTGAAGCCACTAAGCCCGCCTATGTGATGCCCATTGCCACGCCCTACAATCAGGATGCCACTAGGGACAGCACCATTAAGGCTCTAAACCTCAAAAACCCCCTTAAAGAGGGGCAACAAATTTGCGAAATCCACAGCCGCAGCCACAAAAAACAACCCGTGAAGTGGTTGCCCCCAGAAGATAGCCTCACTTTGGAATTTAAAGAAAGCGACTTGGTACAATGGAGAGAGGACATCCACACCCTGAAGAAAGAAACCCCACAGGCTTATGTCAACTTTTATATAAGAAAATTCACCTACAATCCCACAGAGCTGATGGAATATTTAAAGGCGGCGGGCTACAAGGCGAAGCAAATCGTAACCTTTGTGCCGATGAATGAAACCTTTGAGCGGGTGGTCGCTCCCATCGTGCAAGCCAATTTTGACACACAAACTTTCCGCATTGTACCCGTGAGAACCATCATCAAACAGCAAGAGGGTTACCGCACTTTGGTGTTGAGGGTACGACCTGAGATTTTGGCATGTGTGGTGGCTAATGGCTTGTCCTTTGCAGAGATGGTCAGGGGCTTTCACTGCCGCTTAGAGCGCAGTCCCAACACCTATGAAGCCCACTTTTGGCACCATTTCAGCCACAAATACATCGCCCCCAAACCCTACACCATCGAACTTGCCAAAGGATGA